The following coding sequences are from one Acipenser ruthenus chromosome 7, fAciRut3.2 maternal haplotype, whole genome shotgun sequence window:
- the LOC117415127 gene encoding inhibitory synaptic factor 2A-like, with translation MVSKEASKCLLTNSDTEVEASASLALEMKYSLDPNRQIRKRNKALQVRFKDICDAQNEQRELAKQSERKGTKPISCKAAYRKYMTVPARRSIPNVTKSTGVQTSPDLKKRYQTFPFERKKGHAIKNASVMEGFKSHNNGFVIDIKSNKDKVSSGEAAQCSKKVSDQKEAVLTSHTNDCLNAVDKHSSGNCSDGTTCTNALLHSYSEDTPCFSNPVDSSLKEPVYQLCNIKPKLHRGASQGNQDSNQSAHTQTLNSEQVSIAQVTETAHRVTGPIAWNSLTQVECLESPSAGKKHKKALQLNGLHSQPLSSQVCSIQAQCQSSQCNEQSLQTHASPAVETQSCQGARAASETCQQIVPLAQDGDLKAQLHVMENLISSSQETIKVLLGVIQELEKGEAHREGLSYRTGQDTANCDTCRNSACIIYSVELDFKQQEDKLQPVLKKLCQFEETQVPSLPYPQEGFASTPKRKSKTESKKHARWKLWFL, from the exons ATGGTGAGCAAGGAAGCCAGCAAATGCCTGCTCACAAATTCAGACACAGAGGTCGAGGCATCCGCTTCGTTAGCCCTGGAGATGAAATACTCACTGGATCCCAACAGGCAGATTAGAAAAAGAAATAAAGCCCTGCAGGTAAGATTTAAGGACATCTGCGACGCCCAAAACGAACAAAGGGAACTGGCCAAGCAATCGGAAAGAAAGGGTACGAAACCAATCTCTTGTAAAGCGGCTTACCGCAAGTACATGACTGTGCCAGCAAGAAGGTCAATACCCAACGTTACCAAGAGCACTGGGGTGCAGACTTCTCCCGATCTCAAAAAACGCTACCAGACGTTCCCTTTTGAGCGGAAGAAAGGACATGCTATTAAGAATGCATCGGTCATGGAAGGCTTCAAAAGTCACAACAATGGATTTGTAATTGACATTAAGAGTAATAAAGACAAAGTAAGCTCAGGGGAAGCTGCTCAATGCAGCAAGAAGGTCAGCGATCAAAAAGAAGCAGTGTTGACTTCACATACTAATGACTGCTTAAACGCAGTAGATAAGCATTCCAGTGGTAACTGTTCCGATGGAACAACATGCACCAATGCCTTGTTGCATAGCTACTCTGAAGATACCCCTTGTTTTTCAAACCCAGTAGACTCCAGTTTAAAAGAGCCTGTTTACCAGCTGTGCAATATTAAACCCAAACTTCACAGAGGAGCATCACAAGGCAACCAGGACTCTAATCAGTCAGCACACACGCAGACGCTAAACTCCGAACAAGTTTCAATCGCACAGGTGACGGAAACAGCTCACAGGGTCACTGGTCCCATTGCCTGGAACTCTTTAACACAGGTTGAATGTCTGGAAAGTCCGTCAGCAGGgaaaaaacacaagaaagctttgcagttgaatggactGCACTCGCAACCATTAAGTAGCCAGGTCTGCTCGATACAGGCTCAGTGCCAATCAAGCCAGTGTAATGAACAGTCCCTTCAGACCCATGCTTCACCTGCAGTGGAAACTCAGTCCTGTCAGGGCGCAAGGGCAGCGAGTGAGACTTGCCAGCAGATTGTGCCTCTTGCACAAGACGGGGACCTAAAAGCACAGCTCCACGTGATGGAAAACCTTATCAGCTCCAGTCAGGAGACCATCAAAGTGCTGCTGGGCGTCATTCAGGAGTTGGAAAAGGGAGAAGCCCACAGAGAAGG TCTCTCCTACCGAACTGGACAAGACACAGCAAACTGCGACACCTGTCGAAACAGCGCATGCATTATTTACAG TGTTGAGCTAGACTTCAAGCAACAAGAGGACAAACTTCAACCAGTTTTGAAAAAGCTCTGTCAATTTGAAGAAACTCAGGTTCCATCTCTGCCTTACCCCCAGGAGGGGTTTGCTTCAACACCGAAACGGAAATCCAAAACCGAGTCAAAGAAGCACGCCAGGTGGAAACTCTGGTTTCTTTGA